A single genomic interval of Alistipes provencensis harbors:
- a CDS encoding RagB/SusD family nutrient uptake outer membrane protein, producing the protein MKKLIYILACAGLMAVSCGEELLDTRSSSSSDSATMFSNETYAEAAVMNIYRQFGVDKSYRNRWLVYYGANTDSEWYVSASPDKATDTKTLIYTYNATYDDAGSQLNEDGGQYALAYTAIENCNLAVAGLRKYGNVEGNAGMRYLLGESLVLRAFFYFDLIKAWGDVPARFQPIGETGDVNKPKSDRDEIYKQIIADLEEAVNYVDWPNEGARTGTVTRVNKAFAYGLLARVCLSAAGYAQRPDEGRIGTGNVGSNRRSKLVEAGQEWGDNALYTKALDACKEVIAKENASVKLEGSFDEIWRDMMKREVTAGGETLFVIPFADNRGQWMNNYAVKHTTADKYCGKANAGGTIGPVPTLFYEYDKADRRRDVTCVPYRWNGGKQELENIQKWYCGKYRYEWMNEVVSGNDCGIKPIVMRYADVLLMAAEAANELNDLPYAKTQLRKVRYRAFKSNDAVDTYLDGIVSKDDMFWAIYKERMLEFNCEQVRKQDLIRWGLLKKSLDDVKGKMKAMLDHTTYTSAVTGDSYDFSTIGTKVYYKYADDGETLQLHGLDFGEAGEPEGTGWTLYTSKKTDGSTEEEYIKSGTTSTARIDMIYQYDPDVHMFWPLFKMSLTPNSMLANDYGYPVR; encoded by the coding sequence ATGAAAAAGTTAATCTATATCCTTGCCTGCGCCGGCCTGATGGCCGTTTCGTGCGGCGAAGAGCTGCTGGACACCCGGTCGTCCTCGTCGTCCGATTCGGCGACCATGTTCTCGAACGAGACCTATGCCGAGGCGGCCGTCATGAACATCTACCGCCAGTTCGGTGTGGACAAGTCCTACCGCAACCGCTGGCTGGTCTACTACGGCGCCAACACCGATTCGGAGTGGTACGTTTCGGCGTCGCCCGACAAAGCCACCGATACCAAGACCTTGATTTATACCTACAACGCTACCTATGACGATGCCGGCAGCCAGCTCAACGAAGACGGCGGGCAGTATGCGCTGGCCTACACCGCCATCGAGAACTGCAACCTTGCCGTCGCCGGCCTGCGCAAGTACGGCAATGTCGAGGGCAACGCCGGGATGCGTTACCTGCTGGGCGAATCGCTCGTGCTGCGCGCGTTCTTCTATTTCGACCTGATCAAGGCTTGGGGCGACGTTCCCGCGCGCTTCCAGCCCATCGGCGAAACGGGCGATGTGAACAAGCCCAAGAGCGACCGCGACGAGATCTACAAGCAGATCATCGCCGACCTCGAGGAGGCTGTGAACTATGTCGACTGGCCCAACGAGGGTGCCCGGACGGGCACCGTGACCCGTGTCAACAAAGCCTTCGCCTACGGCCTGCTGGCCCGCGTGTGCCTTTCGGCCGCCGGTTATGCGCAGCGTCCCGACGAGGGGCGGATCGGCACGGGCAACGTGGGCTCGAACCGTCGCAGCAAGCTGGTCGAGGCGGGTCAGGAGTGGGGCGACAATGCCCTCTACACCAAGGCGCTCGATGCCTGCAAGGAGGTGATCGCCAAGGAGAACGCTTCGGTGAAACTGGAGGGCTCCTTCGACGAAATTTGGCGCGACATGATGAAGCGCGAGGTCACGGCCGGAGGCGAGACGCTTTTCGTGATTCCTTTCGCCGACAACCGCGGCCAGTGGATGAACAATTACGCCGTCAAGCACACCACGGCCGACAAATACTGCGGCAAGGCCAATGCCGGCGGCACCATCGGTCCGGTTCCCACGCTCTTCTACGAGTATGACAAGGCCGACCGCCGCCGCGACGTCACCTGCGTTCCCTACCGCTGGAACGGCGGCAAGCAGGAGTTGGAGAACATCCAGAAATGGTATTGCGGCAAGTACCGCTACGAGTGGATGAACGAGGTCGTCTCGGGCAACGACTGCGGCATCAAGCCTATCGTGATGCGCTATGCCGACGTGCTGCTGATGGCCGCCGAGGCCGCCAACGAACTCAACGACCTGCCCTATGCCAAGACGCAACTGCGCAAGGTCCGCTACCGCGCCTTCAAATCCAACGATGCGGTCGACACCTATCTTGACGGCATCGTTTCGAAGGACGATATGTTCTGGGCCATCTACAAGGAGCGCATGCTCGAGTTCAACTGCGAGCAGGTCCGCAAGCAGGACCTCATCCGCTGGGGACTGCTCAAGAAGTCGCTCGACGACGTGAAGGGCAAGATGAAGGCCATGCTCGACCACACGACCTACACCTCGGCCGTTACGGGCGACAGCTATGATTTCTCGACTATCGGTACGAAGGTCTACTACAAGTACGCCGACGACGGCGAGACGCTCCAGCTCCACGGCCTCGACTTCGGCGAGGCCGGCGAACCCGAAGGCACGGGCTGGACGCTCTACACCTCGAAGAAGACCGACGGATCTACCGAGGAGGAGTATATCAAGAGCGGCACGACCTCCACGGCGCGTATCGACATGATCTATCAGTACGATCCCGACGTGCATATGTTCTGGCCGCTTTTCAAGATGTCGCTGACTCCCAACAGCATGCTGGCCAACGATTACGGTTATCCGGTGCGATAG